A DNA window from Chloroflexota bacterium contains the following coding sequences:
- a CDS encoding aspartate-semialdehyde dehydrogenase, with the protein MKAYNVAIVGATGMVGQEFIKVLQQRNFPVASVNLYASDRSAGKRLYVGHKELEVKETSPESFHNIDIALFSAGSEISRYFSPIAAKSGALVVDNSAAFRMEPKVPLVVTEINPEDIRLHEGIIANPNCSTIQMVVALYPLHKVNPIKRIVVSTYQSVSGTGAAAMEELTTQAKLVLEGQNVVPHVYPHQIGFNLLPEIDVFLDNGYTKEEWKMVEETRKIMHAPDIAISATCVRVPVFIGHSEAVNIEFTDPMSPEEARHILAQAPGVKVLDDPNVSLYPQPWLAVGSDDVYVGRIRADASQPKGLVMWVVADNLRKGAALNAVQIAEEAARRGWVKGGK; encoded by the coding sequence ATGAAGGCATATAATGTGGCTATTGTCGGTGCTACCGGGATGGTCGGGCAGGAGTTCATTAAGGTTCTGCAGCAGCGCAATTTTCCCGTGGCATCGGTGAATCTCTATGCCTCCGACCGGTCAGCAGGCAAGAGACTTTATGTCGGTCATAAAGAGCTCGAGGTTAAGGAGACCAGCCCCGAGTCTTTTCATAACATTGATATTGCCCTTTTTTCGGCTGGTTCTGAGATTAGTCGCTATTTTTCACCAATTGCTGCTAAGTCTGGTGCTTTAGTCGTTGACAATAGCGCAGCTTTCAGGATGGAGCCAAAAGTACCTCTGGTTGTAACTGAGATAAACCCTGAAGACATAAGGTTGCACGAAGGGATTATTGCCAATCCGAATTGTTCTACTATTCAAATGGTAGTGGCGCTTTATCCACTGCATAAAGTTAACCCAATAAAACGGATCGTCGTCTCTACATATCAGTCGGTGTCGGGCACTGGCGCAGCAGCCATGGAAGAATTGACTACCCAAGCTAAGTTAGTTTTGGAGGGACAAAATGTCGTTCCTCATGTCTATCCTCACCAAATTGGATTCAATTTACTACCAGAGATAGATGTTTTCTTGGATAATGGCTATACTAAAGAAGAGTGGAAGATGGTGGAAGAGACTCGCAAGATAATGCATGCTCCTGATATAGCCATTTCAGCAACCTGTGTCAGAGTGCCTGTTTTTATTGGGCATAGTGAGGCAGTAAATATCGAATTTACTGACCCTATGAGCCCTGAAGAGGCAAGACATATATTGGCTCAGGCTCCTGGCGTCAAGGTGCTTGATGACCCTAATGTTAGCCTTTATCCACAGCCCTGGCTGGCTGTGGGTTCAGACGATGTTTATGTGGGGCGCATACGGGCTGATGCCTCTCAGCCCAAGGGATTGGTAATGTGGGTTGTGGCTGATAATTTACGTAAAGGTGCTGCCCTCAATGCTGTCCAGATTGCTGAAGAAGCAGCACGGCGGGGCTGGGTTAAGGGTGGGAAATAG
- a CDS encoding YbaB/EbfC family nucleoid-associated protein → MNKFVLRQAQELQAKLAKAQQELADMTAEVSSGGGAIKIVVDGQQRIRSVSISPAVINAEDAEMLEDLVVAAVNEAIQKSQELAASHLSSITGGLKIPGLF, encoded by the coding sequence ATGAACAAGTTTGTTTTACGCCAGGCACAGGAATTACAGGCTAAGCTAGCCAAGGCTCAGCAAGAGCTAGCTGATATGACTGCTGAAGTAAGCTCAGGAGGCGGAGCCATCAAGATAGTGGTTGATGGCCAGCAAAGAATTCGCTCAGTGAGTATATCGCCAGCAGTTATAAACGCTGAAGATGCTGAGATGCTCGAGGACCTGGTCGTGGCAGCAGTGAATGAAGCTATTCAAAAATCCCAGGAGCTCGCTGCCAGCCACCTGAGCAGTATAACCGGTGGACTCAAGATTCCGGGGCTGTTCTAA
- a CDS encoding MGMT family protein: protein MPKPRKTWRQKLEEEHPEHGKIVNIPPKMQNRFGTGKMLIPKPLDIDALINKVPKGKLVTVTQIRDKLAEDAHADCSCPMTTGIFLRIVAEVAEEDFKSEKGKVTPYWRVIKADGSLNEKFPGGVQAQAAHLKEEGHIIEPNRGKKPPRVKNFEKSLQKL, encoded by the coding sequence ATGCCTAAACCGCGTAAAACCTGGCGACAGAAGCTAGAAGAAGAACATCCTGAGCATGGTAAAATAGTTAATATTCCCCCAAAAATGCAAAACAGATTTGGCACCGGCAAAATGCTTATCCCCAAGCCGCTGGATATTGATGCATTAATCAATAAAGTCCCGAAAGGGAAACTTGTCACTGTGACCCAGATCAGGGATAAATTAGCCGAAGATGCGCACGCCGATTGCTCTTGCCCTATGACAACCGGGATTTTCCTTCGCATTGTTGCCGAAGTAGCAGAAGAGGACTTTAAAAGCGAAAAGGGTAAGGTAACGCCCTACTGGCGCGTGATTAAGGCAGATGGTAGCTTGAATGAAAAATTTCCCGGCGGTGTGCAAGCTCAAGCTGCTCACTTAAAAGAAGAGGGCCATATCATCGAGCCAAACAGAGGCAAAAAGCCACCTCGGGTAAAGAACTTCGAAAAATCCTTGCAGAAGCTGTGA
- a CDS encoding polyribonucleotide nucleotidyltransferase has product MFESDKCEIGGRLLTIETGKLATQADSAVTVRYGDTVVLVTVCVTDEPRGNGDFVHLTIDYEERHYAVGKIPGSFIRREGRPSQEATLAGRLTDRSLRPLFDKNLHNDVQIVVTVLSTDQENDPDILAVSGASAAMTLSSIPFYGPVGAVRVGYLDGNLVLNPTLPQLNDSLLDLVVVSTREAIVMVEAGAKEVSEEIVLEAIKFGHEANQEIIRFQERLRQVYGKPKMEMKADGIAPELIAAVSSEFGTKLTQAVSHMERAEREKAIEAVKQEAIEKLREPFPEADINAALEDQIKKAARASILEKKQHLDGRQPKEVRHITGEVGFLPRTHGSGLFSRGLTQVLTITTLGSLRQEQLIDGLGLEATKRFMHHYNFPPFSTGEVKRLGSPGRREIGHGALAERSLAPVIPSENEFSYTIRLVSEVLSSNGSTSMASVCSSTLALMDAGVPIKAPVAGIAMGLVTSEDNNYVILTDIEGMEDAYGDMDFKVAGTSQGITALQLDIKLRGIRYEILAEAIKQAREAYREILGKLRQTISTSRLELSPYAPRMYKMTIDPSKIGAVIGPGGKTIRSIIDEAKVTIDVDNDGTVIIGSPSQEAAQKAIEKIESLTRDVEVGGVYTGKVTRLTNFGAFVEILPGKEGLVHISELADYHVDKVEDIVKVGDEIMVKVIEIDHLGRVNLSRRAVFSDLSQVPGAKVADSTATGRPPHRPQRNRPVAQQRDSRDSRRRRY; this is encoded by the coding sequence ATGTTTGAGTCTGACAAATGTGAAATTGGGGGCAGGTTGCTAACTATTGAGACAGGCAAGTTAGCCACGCAAGCTGACAGCGCTGTTACTGTTCGCTACGGTGATACCGTGGTATTGGTCACTGTCTGTGTTACTGATGAGCCCCGCGGAAATGGTGATTTCGTCCATCTGACTATAGATTATGAGGAAAGGCATTATGCTGTTGGCAAGATTCCCGGGAGCTTCATAAGACGAGAGGGACGCCCCAGTCAAGAGGCAACCCTAGCCGGACGACTAACCGATCGCAGTCTACGTCCACTTTTTGACAAGAATTTGCATAACGATGTTCAGATTGTGGTTACTGTTCTTTCCACTGACCAGGAAAATGACCCTGATATACTAGCGGTCAGCGGAGCTTCAGCTGCGATGACTCTTTCTTCAATCCCGTTCTATGGTCCGGTAGGTGCGGTGCGTGTCGGCTATCTCGACGGCAACCTTGTGTTAAATCCAACATTGCCTCAGCTGAACGATAGCCTGTTGGACCTTGTTGTTGTCAGCACCAGAGAAGCCATAGTCATGGTGGAAGCAGGAGCCAAGGAAGTTTCTGAGGAGATAGTTCTAGAAGCGATTAAGTTTGGGCACGAGGCGAATCAGGAGATTATAAGATTCCAGGAACGTTTGCGGCAGGTTTATGGCAAGCCTAAGATGGAGATGAAGGCGGATGGTATTGCTCCCGAACTAATAGCTGCTGTCTCTTCTGAGTTTGGAACCAAGTTGACTCAGGCCGTTAGTCATATGGAACGAGCCGAACGCGAAAAGGCAATTGAGGCGGTTAAACAGGAAGCCATCGAGAAGCTAAGGGAGCCATTTCCTGAAGCTGATATTAATGCTGCTCTCGAAGACCAAATTAAAAAGGCAGCTAGAGCGAGCATTTTGGAAAAGAAACAGCACCTTGATGGCCGCCAACCCAAGGAGGTACGTCACATTACTGGTGAAGTCGGTTTCCTGCCGCGTACTCATGGCTCAGGGTTGTTCAGCAGAGGGCTCACTCAGGTATTGACCATAACCACTTTAGGTTCTCTACGTCAAGAGCAATTGATTGATGGCTTGGGATTGGAGGCGACAAAGCGTTTCATGCACCACTATAACTTTCCACCCTTTTCTACTGGTGAGGTAAAGCGCCTTGGGTCGCCAGGACGACGTGAAATAGGACATGGTGCTCTGGCGGAAAGATCTCTGGCCCCGGTGATACCCAGCGAAAACGAGTTTTCTTATACGATACGATTGGTTTCTGAGGTACTTAGCTCTAATGGCAGCACTTCTATGGCGAGTGTCTGCAGCTCAACTCTAGCTTTAATGGATGCTGGTGTGCCCATCAAGGCTCCTGTGGCGGGGATAGCTATGGGGCTAGTTACCAGTGAGGATAACAACTATGTCATCCTTACTGATATTGAGGGCATGGAGGATGCCTACGGTGATATGGACTTCAAGGTGGCCGGTACCAGCCAGGGGATTACGGCTCTCCAATTGGACATCAAGCTTAGAGGCATAAGATATGAGATTTTGGCTGAAGCGATAAAGCAGGCGCGTGAGGCATATAGGGAAATACTTGGTAAGCTGAGGCAGACTATCAGCACCAGCCGGCTTGAACTTAGCCCTTATGCGCCCAGAATGTATAAGATGACTATTGACCCGAGCAAGATCGGTGCCGTGATTGGACCTGGGGGCAAGACCATTCGGTCCATAATTGATGAGGCGAAGGTGACCATAGATGTTGATAACGATGGGACGGTGATTATCGGCTCACCCAGTCAGGAAGCAGCTCAGAAAGCAATCGAAAAAATAGAGAGCCTGACTCGAGATGTGGAAGTTGGCGGTGTTTATACTGGAAAGGTGACTCGTTTGACAAACTTTGGCGCTTTTGTCGAGATTCTGCCTGGAAAAGAAGGATTAGTTCATATCAGTGAGCTGGCTGATTATCACGTGGACAAGGTGGAGGATATTGTGAAGGTAGGCGATGAGATTATGGTTAAAGTTATCGAAATTGACCATCTGGGCAGGGTCAATCTGTCACGACGGGCAGTTTTTTCAGATTTGTCACAAGTTCCAGGAGCTAAAGTTGCGGATTCTACTGCAACAGGTCGTCCTCCCCATAGACCGCAAAGAAACCGCCCTGTTGCTCAGCAGCGGGATAGCCGAGATAGCCGCCGTCGGCGTTACTAA
- the recR gene encoding recombination protein RecR: MPAAEPIARLIEELNKLPGIGPKSAQRLTYYLLRAPANEVGALADAIKNLKEKMVLCSICLNITDSDPCTICRDEERDRTKICIVEEPIDILPLERTRKYKGLYHVLHGVIAPTDGIGPDELKVNELLSRLNAGLVTEVILATNPNIEGEATAMYLQRLIAPLGIRVTRLARGLPYGGDLEYADDVTLSRALEGRQEM, from the coding sequence ATGCCCGCTGCCGAACCCATAGCCAGATTAATAGAAGAACTCAACAAGCTGCCAGGTATAGGGCCCAAAAGTGCCCAGCGGCTGACCTATTATCTGCTCCGAGCACCTGCAAATGAAGTTGGTGCCTTAGCTGACGCTATCAAAAACCTAAAAGAAAAAATGGTTTTGTGTTCCATTTGTCTCAATATCACCGATTCCGACCCCTGCACTATCTGCCGCGATGAAGAACGCGACCGTACCAAAATCTGCATCGTCGAAGAGCCTATAGATATCCTTCCCCTGGAACGCACCAGAAAATACAAAGGACTTTACCATGTGCTTCACGGCGTCATCGCCCCGACCGACGGGATAGGTCCTGATGAGCTGAAAGTTAATGAGCTGTTATCACGCCTCAACGCCGGCCTGGTGACAGAGGTGATACTGGCAACCAATCCCAACATAGAAGGAGAAGCCACCGCCATGTACCTCCAGCGCCTGATTGCCCCGCTTGGTATTCGAGTCACCCGGCTGGCTCGCGGTTTACCCTACGGTGGTGACCTGGAATATGCTGATGATGTCACCCTTAGCCGTGCCTTAGAAGGCAGGCAAGAAATGTAA
- a CDS encoding 4-hydroxy-tetrahydrodipicolinate reductase, translating into MEPITVLLHGALGKMGREATAAICRDPELELVGGVDIKATQEHLTLPDGLKKVPLSSNLNSLLEICHPKVLLDFTIAEAAISASRIALKRGINVVIGTSGLSDDNLKEIAQLSKANKVGAVVAPNFTIGAAVLLNAVKAAAKFFDYVDIIEMHHHEKADAPSGTALATAKAMLQSRGKPFLYSKTKKETLSGTRGGEVDGITIHSVRLPGFVASQEVVFGGQGQTLSVRHDTIGRECYMPGVIMAIKEVVNRRGLVYGLDTLLNLRGSDEGI; encoded by the coding sequence ATGGAACCGATAACAGTGTTGTTGCATGGAGCCTTAGGCAAGATGGGTAGGGAGGCCACGGCTGCGATATGTCGAGACCCTGAACTAGAATTGGTTGGTGGTGTTGACATTAAGGCGACTCAAGAGCATCTGACTTTGCCTGATGGTTTAAAGAAGGTGCCTCTTTCTTCCAATCTGAACTCGCTTCTTGAAATATGCCATCCAAAAGTGCTGCTAGATTTCACCATTGCTGAAGCCGCAATATCGGCGTCTCGTATTGCCCTTAAACGGGGTATTAACGTTGTTATAGGCACATCGGGACTTTCAGACGACAATCTCAAAGAGATTGCCCAACTGTCAAAAGCCAACAAGGTAGGTGCCGTAGTAGCCCCTAACTTTACCATCGGGGCAGCAGTGCTATTAAATGCGGTTAAGGCGGCAGCCAAGTTCTTTGACTACGTTGATATAATTGAAATGCATCATCACGAGAAAGCTGATGCACCATCGGGGACTGCACTGGCTACCGCAAAGGCTATGCTGCAATCGCGAGGCAAGCCCTTCCTTTATTCAAAAACCAAAAAAGAAACACTCAGCGGCACTCGTGGTGGGGAGGTTGACGGCATAACCATCCATAGCGTAAGATTACCTGGATTTGTTGCCAGTCAGGAGGTTGTGTTTGGAGGGCAGGGGCAAACGCTGAGCGTTCGTCATGATACTATAGGGCGGGAGTGTTATATGCCAGGCGTTATTATGGCAATAAAAGAAGTAGTGAATCGACGAGGATTGGTTTACGGATTGGATACCCTGTTGAATTTAAGGGGGAGCGATGAAGGCATATAA
- the rpsO gene encoding 30S ribosomal protein S15, with protein MDAYKRSVNLDKEKKGAVISDFKIHDGDTGSAEVQVAVLTERINQLAEHLKVHPHDQHTRRGLLKLIGQRRRLLAYVSKSDVKRYRSLITRLGLRK; from the coding sequence ATAGACGCATACAAAAGGAGTGTAAATTTGGACAAAGAGAAGAAGGGAGCTGTCATCTCAGACTTTAAAATTCACGATGGTGATACCGGCTCTGCTGAGGTTCAGGTGGCAGTGCTTACGGAGAGGATAAACCAACTGGCTGAGCATTTGAAAGTGCATCCTCATGACCAGCACACCCGTCGTGGTCTTCTAAAGTTGATAGGACAACGAAGGCGCTTGCTCGCTTATGTTTCCAAGAGCGATGTCAAACGTTACCGCAGTCTTATCACCAGGTTAGGTTTGAGGAAATAA
- a CDS encoding adenylosuccinate synthase → MSVVAIIGAQWGDEGKGKIVDLLAEKAKAVVRFSGGDNAGHTVINPYGEFRLHLVPSGIFHSETVCIIGNGVAINPVVLLKEIDNLQKHGVDTSHFFISDRAHLIMPYHTLMDGLEEERRGKGAIGTTRKGIGPVFADKIARLGIRTCDLLDKKNFRSRLSSILELKNTILTKIYNAPPLSLEEIYEQYCSYGERLTPFIRDAGPIIQDMVSRKQPIILEGAQGTMLDPDFGTYPYVTSSSPMAAGSSTGSGISIKQIDQILGVFKAYTTRVGGGPMPTELKDKTGEFIRERAHEYGATTGRPRRCGWFDAVAGRFSAQANGFTGIALTRLDVLDAFDSLKICTGYKLNGDIIKDFPSYIAILDKCRPVYEELPGWQVPISDIRHHKQLPSQARRYIARLEELLSCPVSIISVGASRDQAIMVKQIV, encoded by the coding sequence ATGTCAGTTGTAGCGATTATCGGTGCCCAATGGGGAGACGAGGGCAAAGGGAAAATAGTCGACCTCCTGGCTGAGAAAGCAAAGGCGGTAGTTCGCTTCTCGGGAGGCGATAATGCTGGACATACTGTAATTAATCCTTACGGTGAGTTCAGGCTTCACCTTGTCCCCTCAGGTATCTTCCACTCTGAAACAGTCTGTATAATCGGTAACGGTGTAGCAATTAACCCAGTAGTACTCCTGAAAGAGATTGATAACCTCCAGAAACACGGCGTTGATACCAGCCATTTCTTCATCAGTGACCGAGCACATTTGATAATGCCTTATCACACCCTCATGGACGGACTGGAAGAGGAGCGCCGAGGCAAGGGAGCTATAGGCACCACACGCAAAGGAATAGGTCCTGTTTTCGCTGACAAGATAGCTCGCCTAGGAATCCGCACCTGCGACCTACTGGATAAGAAAAATTTTCGGTCTCGACTTAGCTCAATCCTCGAACTCAAGAATACCATACTCACCAAAATATACAACGCCCCACCGTTATCTCTGGAAGAGATTTACGAACAATACTGCTCCTATGGAGAGCGGCTAACCCCGTTCATTCGAGATGCTGGCCCCATAATCCAGGACATGGTGTCCCGGAAACAACCGATTATATTAGAAGGGGCTCAGGGAACGATGCTAGACCCCGATTTCGGCACCTATCCTTACGTAACCTCATCTTCACCTATGGCTGCGGGCAGTTCCACAGGTTCTGGAATAAGCATCAAGCAAATTGACCAAATCCTCGGTGTTTTCAAAGCTTACACCACACGAGTGGGTGGTGGGCCTATGCCGACAGAACTTAAGGACAAAACGGGTGAATTCATCAGAGAACGAGCTCACGAATACGGTGCTACTACGGGCAGGCCACGCCGCTGCGGCTGGTTCGATGCTGTGGCTGGACGCTTCAGCGCCCAAGCCAATGGTTTCACCGGTATAGCTCTAACCCGCCTCGATGTCTTAGACGCATTCGACTCATTAAAGATATGCACAGGCTACAAATTAAATGGTGACATCATAAAAGACTTTCCGAGCTATATTGCTATATTGGATAAATGTCGGCCAGTCTATGAGGAACTACCAGGTTGGCAAGTACCGATAAGCGACATCCGCCACCATAAACAACTGCCTTCCCAAGCCCGCCGTTACATAGCCAGGCTTGAGGAACTTCTCTCCTGCCCTGTTAGTATCATCTCTGTCGGCGCCAGCCGAGACCAGGCAATAATGGTCAAGCAGATTGTGTAA
- the dnaX gene encoding DNA polymerase III subunit gamma/tau, with the protein MTSQVFYRKWRPQTLSQVVGQEHVTQTLRHAVASGRVAHAYLFCGPRGTGKTSTGRILAKAINCLNPEEGEPCNGCALCKAINEGSAPDIIEIDAASNRGIDEIRDLREKVNYSPNLARYKVYIIDEVHMITKEASNAFLKTLEEPPPHAIFILATTEPHKVLPTILSRCQRFDFHRLSQSSVISKLNLVCEKEDVHIVPEALRLIAKVTTGSLRDAENLLEQLVTYYGHEIELHQVQEMLGISGDLRIGELAKNIVNKDITAGLKTINSITSDGLDLRQFNRELVDYLREMLLVKSGSEEVIDVTSDDLIEIKELAANASLDYLLTAVKRFGEIDLRLDNYSPLPLELALVDCILSVAGDKQLVKPKQSESEKLATVASRPTKSTRSAPKAKAPTPAESTEIEAEPSGTKGTPEAMSSPEIDQLRDRWKDFVNAMRGEGSKGNLDAFLRSACEPLAIEDNTLILGFYHEFHKKYIEDPKYRHLVEKKLREVFGRSYQVRCVLTNPSGKVKMETESPLVKTAKESYGAKVVGRKPRTEEE; encoded by the coding sequence ATGACTTCCCAAGTTTTCTACCGCAAATGGCGCCCCCAGACCTTGTCTCAAGTAGTAGGACAAGAGCATGTTACCCAAACACTGCGTCACGCTGTAGCTAGCGGGCGAGTAGCCCATGCCTATCTTTTCTGTGGTCCACGAGGCACCGGTAAGACTAGCACTGGACGCATCCTGGCTAAGGCAATAAACTGCCTAAACCCCGAGGAGGGCGAGCCGTGCAATGGCTGCGCATTGTGTAAGGCAATTAACGAAGGTAGCGCTCCTGATATCATAGAAATAGACGCAGCTAGCAACAGGGGCATTGATGAAATTCGTGACCTGAGAGAAAAAGTCAATTATTCTCCAAATCTGGCTCGCTACAAGGTCTACATTATAGACGAAGTCCACATGATAACTAAAGAAGCGTCCAATGCCTTCCTTAAGACCCTGGAGGAGCCACCTCCCCACGCTATATTCATTCTGGCAACTACGGAACCTCACAAAGTCCTGCCAACCATCCTATCACGATGTCAGCGGTTTGATTTCCACCGTCTCTCCCAATCATCAGTTATCTCCAAGCTCAATCTTGTCTGCGAAAAAGAGGATGTGCATATTGTGCCCGAAGCCTTAAGGCTTATTGCCAAAGTAACTACCGGCAGCCTCCGCGACGCCGAAAATCTACTGGAGCAACTGGTTACCTACTATGGGCATGAGATCGAGCTGCACCAGGTACAAGAGATGCTAGGCATTAGTGGAGACCTGCGTATTGGAGAGTTAGCCAAAAATATCGTCAATAAAGATATCACTGCCGGTCTTAAGACCATTAACAGCATCACCAGTGACGGACTTGACCTCCGCCAATTTAATCGTGAACTGGTGGATTATCTCCGAGAGATGCTTCTGGTTAAGTCTGGCTCAGAAGAAGTGATTGATGTTACCAGCGACGACTTAATTGAAATTAAAGAGCTGGCAGCAAACGCCAGCCTGGATTACCTGCTGACAGCAGTCAAGCGCTTCGGTGAGATAGACCTTCGCCTGGATAACTATTCCCCTCTACCCTTAGAATTGGCCCTCGTTGACTGCATATTGTCTGTGGCCGGAGACAAGCAGTTGGTCAAACCTAAACAGTCTGAGTCAGAAAAGCTGGCCACGGTGGCTAGCCGACCAACCAAATCAACCAGGTCGGCTCCAAAGGCTAAAGCTCCGACGCCAGCAGAAAGCACTGAAATTGAAGCGGAACCAAGCGGAACCAAGGGAACTCCGGAGGCGATGTCTTCTCCAGAAATCGACCAACTGCGCGACCGCTGGAAAGATTTTGTTAATGCCATGCGCGGTGAGGGCTCGAAAGGCAACCTGGATGCCTTTTTACGTAGCGCTTGCGAACCTCTAGCTATTGAAGATAACACTTTAATATTAGGTTTTTATCACGAATTTCACAAGAAATATATCGAAGACCCCAAGTATAGGCATCTGGTGGAAAAGAAGCTACGAGAGGTCTTCGGACGTTCCTATCAGGTGCGTTGCGTTCTTACTAACCCCAGCGGGAAAGTCAAAATGGAAACAGAGAGCCCTCTAGTGAAAACTGCTAAAGAAAGCTATGGAGCTAAAGTTGTTGGCAGGAAGCCCAGAACGGAGGAGGAATGA
- a CDS encoding CDP-alcohol phosphatidyltransferase family protein, which produces MISLAEFRKIAARRIAEPLKTILIKSRLKPNTLTWFALAISIIAAGAIATNHLLIGGFLVLISGLFDILDGALARLTNQTTRFGALLDSTFDRISDAIVLFGLLALYLRIGGTSEIVLIFLALISALLTSYIRARAEGLGINCSVGLFTRAERVIILALGLLLNQLFEFSILITLLLLVVLGFVTVGQRLVYVWQQTKSQ; this is translated from the coding sequence ATGATAAGCTTAGCTGAATTCAGAAAAATAGCTGCTCGACGCATTGCTGAGCCGCTAAAAACAATCCTAATCAAAAGCCGACTAAAACCTAACACATTGACCTGGTTTGCCCTGGCAATAAGCATAATCGCGGCTGGTGCTATTGCCACCAATCACCTTCTCATCGGCGGATTTCTAGTCCTTATCTCCGGATTATTCGACATTCTGGATGGAGCACTGGCCCGCTTAACTAACCAAACCACTCGCTTCGGCGCTCTGTTAGACTCCACTTTCGATCGGATTTCCGACGCCATAGTGCTTTTCGGTCTTTTGGCTTTATATTTAAGAATTGGAGGCACTAGTGAAATAGTGCTTATTTTCCTAGCCTTGATCAGCGCATTGCTCACCAGCTACATACGAGCTAGAGCCGAAGGCCTCGGGATAAACTGCTCCGTCGGTTTGTTTACCAGGGCTGAGAGAGTTATAATATTGGCGCTTGGGTTACTTTTAAACCAATTGTTTGAATTCAGCATTCTTATTACTTTATTGCTTTTGGTAGTGCTTGGCTTTGTTACTGTAGGGCAACGGTTGGTATATGTATGGCAACAAACAAAAAGTCAATAA
- the dapA gene encoding 4-hydroxy-tetrahydrodipicolinate synthase — protein MKKFGRLLTAMVTPFDAKGKVDYTQAKKLAKALLDSGSDGLVVSGTTGECPTLTREEKLRLFAEVKSAVGNRGTVIAGTGNYSTAESIELTKEAEKAGVDGCLLVVPYYNRPTQDGLYEHFKAIAGVTSLPCILYNVPSRTVTSLAAETCVRLSQIDNIVGVKEASANLEQIARIIQGAKKGFLVYSGNDGDTFPILCLGGYGVISVISHLVGLQFKQMVVDYFQGNIEKAAAVHRNLLPLVNAMFVVANPIPVKYALNYLGFFVGKPRLPLTEPDEKSKAVIEQTLKSYKIDLLIAVRA, from the coding sequence ATGAAAAAGTTCGGTCGCTTGCTCACAGCAATGGTTACTCCATTTGATGCTAAAGGTAAAGTTGATTACACACAGGCCAAAAAGCTGGCAAAAGCCCTGCTCGATTCAGGCAGTGATGGACTCGTTGTCTCGGGTACTACCGGGGAATGTCCGACTCTTACGCGTGAGGAAAAGCTACGCCTTTTTGCCGAAGTCAAGTCAGCCGTTGGTAACCGGGGCACAGTCATAGCTGGCACCGGTAATTACAGCACAGCAGAGAGCATAGAGCTGACCAAAGAGGCGGAGAAGGCTGGAGTCGATGGCTGTCTTTTGGTTGTTCCATATTATAATCGTCCTACTCAGGATGGTTTGTACGAGCATTTTAAGGCTATCGCTGGGGTAACAAGTTTACCATGCATCCTCTACAATGTTCCGTCACGCACTGTTACCAGCTTGGCTGCTGAAACCTGCGTCAGGCTTAGCCAGATTGATAATATCGTTGGAGTGAAGGAAGCTAGTGCTAATCTTGAGCAGATAGCCAGGATTATACAAGGAGCTAAGAAGGGTTTCCTGGTTTATAGTGGTAATGATGGTGACACATTTCCCATACTATGTCTGGGTGGCTATGGGGTTATCAGCGTGATTTCGCATTTAGTCGGGCTTCAATTCAAACAGATGGTGGTTGATTATTTTCAGGGCAATATCGAAAAGGCAGCAGCCGTACATCGTAATTTGTTACCTTTGGTTAATGCCATGTTTGTTGTTGCCAATCCGATACCAGTCAAATATGCCTTGAATTACTTAGGCTTTTTCGTAGGTAAGCCCCGCTTGCCACTCACTGAGCCTGACGAGAAATCCAAGGCTGTCATTGAGCAGACTTTGAAGAGCTACAAGATTGACTTGCTAATAGCTGTTAGGGCTTAA